The Synechococcus sp. MVIR-18-1 region TCCTGGAGACCGTTCCTGTGCTGGTTGTGGAGATGGATTCGGCTCGTCGGCAGGCGGCTGAGGAACGCGGTTTGCCCGTGCTCCAGGCTGACGCGACTCTCGATGAGACCCTTCTTGAGGCTGGACTCCATCGCTGTCGCAGCCTGGTGGCGGCTCTGCCTAGCGATGCCGCCAATCTGTATGTCACCCTCAGTGCCCGAGGCTTGGAGCCTGGATGCCGGCTCATCGCTCGTGCTGATAGCGAGGAAGCGGCAGCAAAGCTTGAACTTGCTGGAGCCACGGTTGTGGTGAGTCCCTACGTCGCTGGGGGCAGGGTGATGGCAGCAACAGCGCTTCGGCCTTTGGCGGTGGATTTTATGGACCTATTGTCTGGGTCTGAATTCGAAATTGAAGAATTTCGGTTAAGTCGTGATCCACTCCTTGTGGGTCATCTGGCTAGCAAGAGCTTGTCGGAGCTCCAGCTGGGCCGCCGCAGTGGGGCCATGGTGCTGGCCATCCGTGACGGCAGCGCATTAAAGGGAAATCCCAGCGGGGAAGAACGGCTTGGTCCTGGTCAACTTCTTGTGGTGATGGGCAGCCAGAAGCAGCTGGAGTTATTCCGCAATTTGCTGGGTGATGCCATCGACACGATTGAAACGATGCGGGGCGTCTAGCCGACCTTGATGACTGAAGGGGCAAACGATCCCTACGATCACACGATCGTAAAAACAAGCGTTCATGAGTTCA contains the following coding sequences:
- a CDS encoding TrkA family potassium uptake protein, giving the protein MKRPRRRSQQRRRLQRYPAQFYRPQLRQLARPWLLPVVALTIVILGGAIGYRITEGWDWGDCLWMVLITISTIGYGEVEPLSQAGRLVTVLIVAGGIVVVQLSIQKILGLTESGYFRQLRELSFRRKLRRMNNHVILCGYGRIGREIAEQLLLETVPVLVVEMDSARRQAAEERGLPVLQADATLDETLLEAGLHRCRSLVAALPSDAANLYVTLSARGLEPGCRLIARADSEEAAAKLELAGATVVVSPYVAGGRVMAATALRPLAVDFMDLLSGSEFEIEEFRLSRDPLLVGHLASKSLSELQLGRRSGAMVLAIRDGSALKGNPSGEERLGPGQLLVVMGSQKQLELFRNLLGDAIDTIETMRGV